The Papaver somniferum cultivar HN1 chromosome 3, ASM357369v1, whole genome shotgun sequence genome includes a region encoding these proteins:
- the LOC113357131 gene encoding putative ER lumen protein-retaining receptor C28H8.4 yields the protein MRGSKTPIHAVATWVRRQPPKVKAFLAVISGMAALVFLRFIVHDHDNLFVAAEAVHSLGICVLIYKLMKEKTCAGLSLKSQELTAMFLAVRLYCSFVMEYDIHTLLDSATLVATLWVIYMIRFKLRSSYMEDKDNFPIYYVAAPCAVFAVFVHPSTSHHMVNRICWAFCVYLEAVSVLPQLRVMQNTKIVEPFTAHYVFALGVARFLSCAHWVLQVLDTHGRLLTALGYGLWPSMVLLSEIVQTFILADFCYYYVKSVVGGQLVLRLPSGVV from the exons ATGAGAGGATCAAAGACACCAATCCACGCGGTAGCAACATGGGTACGAAGACAACCACCAAAAGTGAAAGCTTTTCTAGCTGTAATTTCTGGTATGGCAGCTTTGGTTTTCCTCCGATTTATAGTTCACGATCATGATAACTTGTTCGTTGCTGCTGAAGCTGTTCATTCTCTTGGTATCTGTGTTCTTATCTATAAGCTCATGAAGGAAAAGACATGCGCTG GACTTTCACTCAAGTCTCAGGAACTAACAGCAATGTTTTTAGCTGTCAGACTTTACTGCAGTTTTGTTATGGAATATGATATACATACGCTGCTGGATTCAGCTACATTAGTAGCAACCTTGTGGGTTATTTATATGATTCGTTTTAAGTTGAGATCGAGTTACATGGAGGATAAAGACAACTTCCCAATATATTATGTT GCGGCCCCATGCGCGGTGTTTGCTGTTTTTGTACATCCATCCACATCGCACCATATGGTAAACCGAATATGCTGGGCATTCTGTGTGTACCTGGAAGCTGTTTCGGTGTTGCCCCAGTTGCGTGTGATGCAGAACACAAAG ATTGTTGAACCATTTACGGCTCATTATGTATTTGCGCTGGGTGTTGCGAGGTTCTTGAGCTGTGCCCATTGGGTCCTCCAG GTTTTAGACACACATGGACGGTTACTAACAGCATTGGGTTATGGATTGTGGCCATCCATGGTACTTCTCTCAGAGATAGTCCAAACTTTCATCCTTGCAGACTTCTGTTACTATTACGTGAAAAG CGTTGTTGGTGGCCAGCTTGTTTTGCGTCTTCCATCTGGAGTGGTATAG